A DNA window from Gigantopelta aegis isolate Gae_Host chromosome 4, Gae_host_genome, whole genome shotgun sequence contains the following coding sequences:
- the LOC121372584 gene encoding uncharacterized protein LOC121372584 → MFFYKCLLLLIPCLLHQVSGGLTGRDKPQACTKPNVYSRYSECPPGYCCVRDEFLPTDIYCKKIGDEGDNCTTRQTESDCPCRAGLYCKPNIQSMQFKSLYGRCTNVTSPQHH, encoded by the exons ATGTTCTTCTACAAATGTCTCCTTCTTTTAATCCCGTGTCTTCTGCACCAGGTGTCAGGCGGGTTG ACAGGGCGAGATAAGCCACAGGCCTGCACTAAGCCGAACGTTTATTCCCGGTACAGCGAGTGTCCGCCCGGCTACTGCTGCGTGCGTGACGAGTTCCTGCCCACCGATATCTACTGTAAGAAGATAGGCGACGAGGGCGACAACTGCACGACGCGGCAGACCGAGTCCGACTGTCCGTGCCGCGCCGGTCTGTACTGTAAACCTAACATCCAGAGCATGCAGTTCAAGTCGCTGTATGGCAGGTGCACGAACGTGACGTCACCACAGCACCACTAG